cccctctaacacgaaatttgttttgcatACACACGTATTAAAATTCcaatttttatccaacgcaatcataggtttgaacgttgttttcaatttagacttgtcaatatatatgtgtatatattttagataaGAAATATGGCTCAGGTTGCATCTAAAACGTGTGATATTTGCACTAGTGCTCCAGAACAACATTTCTGTATCGATTGTGAACAAAAATTTTGTGATAACTGTAAAGTTTTACACACAAGGCAAAAAGCAACACGTCAACATAAATTTCAAAGAAGTTCTGAACTTCAGAAGAACGGAAACTATAAGTGTAGGGAACATGATgaagattatatttttatttgtaaaacttgTGATGCTCCAGTCTGTAGTCACTGCATGGAAGATAAAGAAGGAAAACATAAAGAACATGAAATGTCCAATATCAAAGAAACGATCTCTTCGTGgaatacaattgtcaaagaggAAATAGAAACTACCCTACAAGAAGATATAAGAATCTTAAATGAACTAGAAAAGGCGATTGATACCTATGACATTCAAGTAAAATCCGTCATCGAAGGAATAAGGGGAGacgagaaaaaaatcaaacggatcttaaataaaaaaatcaagtcaATGATTGCCGATGTGAAACTGAAGACCAGCtgtgaaaaagataaaatggTGAATCTTGTTACATCTACAAAATACAGAATTCAGACAAAAGCTGATTTAGAAGATAGAAGAAAACACTTAGAAAAGGATACGACAAATGCAGTTGTGCTTTTTAACATGAAAACTTTGCATTCAAAATTTTCTGAGATAGGAAATGAAGTTTTACCATCATTTTCATCAATAGAATACAAACTTAAAGAGATCTCTGAATTAGATTTGCTCAGCTTGTTTGTCACTTTTAGGTATTCATTATTcctaacaaataatatatacttattCTAACAAAATAGTAATCTAATGTTTATCAGGGTTAAAATAGGGAACAAGTGGGTTATGTATACAGGTAATCATTTATCGGTGATGTTAATCATATGATTTTGACAAAGACTAGACTAGcagctaaaaataaattatcgtTTCAATGTCATCATTATCAATGATGAAACCTAAAATTGTTTCATACCTAGGAGCTGTTGTCCTTACGATTCATTACAACGATAAATTATCGCTAGTAAGCTGGCAACAGTGCAATTACTTTTCTGCAGCATATGTCCAAGTGGAACTAAGACTAACAATTCGTTATAGTTTCCAAATGGAATACTTAAAATGTTAAATGCGTGGAAAACAATTTAGATCAATGCAACTGGAGTCacattggaaaaaaaatataaataaatgattatcAATCCTTTGTTGTAGCTTATAAGAATTGCGTGAAGTAAGCATTTCATATCGTTAACTTTTTTCTGCACTGTGCATATAAATTCGAATAATAATAACTATGCTGTTTTATTAATCTGTTTACAGACCACTATCAGATAACTTACCCGAAGGAATTGAAATGAGACGAGACAAAGATGGAAACCCATACTATGTatatcaaaaaacaaatactataACAAGGGATTTGTCATTGCCTCCTGGATGGGAAAAGAGGTACACTCTCTCTGGATGCCCATACTATGTAGATCACGAGACAAAAATAAGCACATGGAAAGATCCAGgacacaatattaaaacataaaacgtGGTTATGTGTTCCTGAAAACATAGAAGCagacttttacatgtatatattaggTTGCAACTCCACAAGAATTGTGCTCTTTAACTCTGTGAATATcgcatatttgttttacattatgttattacattacatgtatatcgTTTATATTTGTCTGTCCTTAACGTTGGTTTAACTATAAGTCGACACACCGATGGGTACCTATTTTACATCCCAGCCCGTCTAGAATGTACGGAAAAAAACATGTACGCTTCATTAAATCTAGTTCAAAAGGACGAGGTATGAAAAGTTGTTATACAATGTTAAGGTCTGGAGTTCAAATCCCTGcataaaattttattggattttttcatcataaattttgaaagttagttttaaggtagattaatggtataccgccatcttggttagtgTAATCGCAAAACAAAATCAGTGCAGTTA
This Mytilus trossulus isolate FHL-02 chromosome 14, PNRI_Mtr1.1.1.hap1, whole genome shotgun sequence DNA region includes the following protein-coding sequences:
- the LOC134697515 gene encoding E3 ubiquitin-protein ligase TRIM45-like: MAQVASKTCDICTSAPEQHFCIDCEQKFCDNCKVLHTRQKATRQHKFQRSSELQKNGNYKCREHDEDYIFICKTCDAPVCSHCMEDKEGKHKEHEMSNIKETISSWNTIVKEEIETTLQEDIRILNELEKAIDTYDIQVKSVIEGIRGDEKKIKRILNKKIKSMIADVKLKTSCEKDKMVNLVTSTKYRIQTKADLEDRRKHLEKDTTNAVVLFNMKTLHSKFSEIGNEVLPSFSSIEYKLKEISELDLLSLFVTFRPLSDNLPEGIEMRRDKDGNPYYVYQKTNTITRDLSLPPGWEKRYTLSGCPYYVDHETKISTWKDPGHNIKT